GCGTGATGTTGCTCGTGTAGATCTTGCCGAGCAGCGGCACCGGCATCCCGAGGCCGCCCGCGAACGGCTTGCCGCCCTTCGTGGTGTGGCAGGCCATGCAGTCGCCCGCGACCGCGAGGTATTCGCCGCGCTTGACGAGCGCCGCGTCGGCCGGCTCGGCCGCGCGGGCCAGGCCGGACAACGCGAGGCAGCCGGCCAGGAGGAAGGAGAGAGGTTGTTTCAGCACGGTCAGACTTCCTTCTTCAGCTGGTCGGACATCCGCAGCGCGAGCGCCGCGATCGTCAGCGTCACGTTCACCGTGCCGACGGTCGGCATCGTTGCGCTGCTCGAAATGAACAGGTTCGGATGGTCGAACGTGCGGCAGTCCTTGTCGACGACCGAGTCGCGCGCATCCGCGCCCATGATCGTCGCGCCGGTGATGTGGTTGTTCGGCGCGAACTCGTCGTTGAACACGACGTCCGTGCCGCCCAGCACCTTCGCGGCGGTCGCGTAGACCTCGCGCGTATGCACGGCGCCGCGCTTCACGTAGTCGTCGATCGCATAGGTGATCTCGGGGCGCGGGATGCCGATCGCGTCGGTGGCCGTCTTGCTCGGCACGATGCGGTTCTCCGGCTGCGGCAGGATCTCGTGGAAGCAGTCGAACTGCACGTAGCGCGCGGAGCGGTCGCGGATCTGCGCATCGAGTTCGTCGTGCTTCAGCAGCTTGCCGGCCTTGAAGATTTTCTGCGTTTCCTGGTCGACCCGCGAAATGTTCGACAGGTGGATCTTCTTCCCCGCCTCGGTCGCGCGGAACGGGCCGTCGCGGAAGCCGATCAGCGACGTCATTTCCTGCGGGCCGCGGCCCGGCCACAGCTTCTCGCTCGCATAGAACGACACGCCCGTGCCCGGGTGGTCCATCAGGTTGCGGCCGACCATGTCGGAGCTGTTCGCGATGCCGTTCGGGAAATCGCGGTTCGCGGACATCAGCAGGATCTTCGGCGTCTCGATGCCGTTCGCCGCGATCACGAAGTACTTGCCTTCGACGCGGTGGTCGGCGCCCGTCTTGTCCTTGTAGATCGCCGCCGTGATGCGCTTGTTCGGGCCGGTTTCCAGCTTGTGGACGACCG
The sequence above is drawn from the Burkholderia ubonensis genome and encodes:
- a CDS encoding GMC family oxidoreductase, which gives rise to MADTQQADVVVVGSGVAGAIVAHQLAMAGKSVILLEAGPRMPRWEIVERFRNQADKMDFMAPYPSSPWAPHPEYGPPNDYLILKGEHKFNSQYIRAVGGTTWHWAASAWRFIPNDFKMKTVYGVGRDWPIQYDDLEHYYQRAEEELGVWGPGPEEDLYSPRKAPYPMPPLPLSYNEQTIKAALNNHDPKFHVVTEPVARNSRPYDGRPTCCGNNNCMPICPIGAMYNGIVHVEKAEQAGAKLIENAVVHKLETGPNKRITAAIYKDKTGADHRVEGKYFVIAANGIETPKILLMSANRDFPNGIANSSDMVGRNLMDHPGTGVSFYASEKLWPGRGPQEMTSLIGFRDGPFRATEAGKKIHLSNISRVDQETQKIFKAGKLLKHDELDAQIRDRSARYVQFDCFHEILPQPENRIVPSKTATDAIGIPRPEITYAIDDYVKRGAVHTREVYATAAKVLGGTDVVFNDEFAPNNHITGATIMGADARDSVVDKDCRTFDHPNLFISSSATMPTVGTVNVTLTIAALALRMSDQLKKEV